A part of Halobacillus shinanisalinarum genomic DNA contains:
- the ehuB gene encoding ectoine/hydroxyectoine ABC transporter substrate-binding protein EhuB translates to MKKKLLSMIIVTLSVLLLAACGSEESSGSGEGGDSALSKVKDQGYVTVGFANEAPYAYKEDGELKGVAVEIAKAAFAKMGVDEVKGEIADWKQLIPGVKTGKFDVITAGMAILPNRCEQVDFATPGIKYGEGMVVEKGNPESLKSYADIAANGDVTVAVMSGATEVDFLKSAGVSEDQIETYPDIAATLDAVKTGRAQATTATELTVKKAMKSTGGDSLEYVQDFEQPDVEGVPSYGAAGFAQDADDLREAYNEELAKMRESGELAEIVNSVEFFGDGNLITEDITVEELCKG, encoded by the coding sequence ATGAAGAAAAAACTATTATCAATGATTATAGTTACATTATCCGTTCTATTATTAGCTGCCTGCGGATCTGAGGAATCCAGCGGAAGTGGCGAAGGCGGAGATTCTGCTCTATCAAAGGTTAAGGATCAAGGCTATGTTACTGTCGGTTTTGCTAACGAAGCACCTTATGCCTATAAAGAAGACGGTGAACTTAAAGGTGTAGCCGTAGAAATTGCTAAAGCAGCCTTTGCAAAAATGGGAGTAGACGAGGTTAAAGGGGAAATCGCCGATTGGAAACAGCTTATTCCAGGTGTGAAAACAGGCAAATTTGACGTTATTACCGCTGGAATGGCCATTCTACCAAATCGTTGTGAGCAAGTGGATTTTGCAACGCCAGGTATTAAATATGGTGAAGGTATGGTAGTAGAAAAAGGCAACCCGGAATCCTTAAAAAGTTATGCAGATATTGCAGCCAACGGAGATGTAACGGTAGCTGTTATGTCCGGCGCAACGGAAGTTGACTTTCTGAAAAGTGCTGGTGTAAGTGAAGATCAGATCGAAACCTATCCAGACATTGCCGCTACACTTGACGCTGTTAAAACAGGTCGTGCTCAAGCCACGACAGCGACTGAGCTAACAGTGAAGAAAGCCATGAAATCAACAGGTGGAGATTCATTAGAATATGTGCAGGATTTTGAACAACCTGATGTAGAAGGTGTTCCAAGTTATGGAGCGGCAGGCTTTGCACAGGATGCTGATGACCTTCGTGAAGCATATAATGAGGAGCTTGCGAAAATGAGAGAAAGCGGTGAACTTGCAGAGATTGTTAATTCCGTTGAATTTTTCGGCGATGGCAACCTCATCACAGAGGACATAACAGTAGAAGAGCTTTGTAAAGGGTAA
- a CDS encoding NUDIX hydrolase translates to MERIDVAYALLTNKKNEVLIVHNKDRNQWSLPGGAVEAGEKLYEAVVRETKEETGLEVEAVHLVAVNEALLTTSQHHALFFIFQTKITGGSESIAFPDEISELRWVSIEKAAELIPYYPYGMDKLLEASAFYYDEGVKA, encoded by the coding sequence ATGGAGCGTATAGATGTGGCATATGCTTTGCTGACAAATAAGAAGAATGAAGTACTTATCGTACATAATAAAGATCGCAATCAGTGGTCATTGCCTGGTGGAGCCGTTGAGGCAGGTGAAAAGCTTTATGAAGCTGTAGTGAGGGAAACAAAAGAGGAAACAGGGTTGGAAGTGGAAGCAGTCCATTTAGTGGCGGTAAATGAGGCATTGCTAACGACTAGTCAACACCATGCGTTATTTTTCATCTTTCAAACTAAAATAACTGGTGGAAGCGAGTCGATTGCTTTTCCTGATGAGATTTCTGAGCTGCGCTGGGTATCTATTGAAAAGGCTGCAGAGCTTATTCCTTATTATCCGTATGGTATGGATAAATTGCTTGAGGCTTCAGCCTTTTATTACGATGAAGGGGTAAAGGCTTAG
- a CDS encoding LysR family transcriptional regulator produces MDIEALKTYVTVIELESFTKASQMLNLSQPTVSFHVKNLEAFYQSTLIDRSPKRFRMTQTGEIVHRRARQILSVIDKSRTEVYDYHNQLRGTLHIGASYTVGEYILPGLLKVFNDLYPEIDLRIEIENTERINRSVQLHEMDIGLVEGQVKERELHSVPFLEDEMVVVVPLEHSIRKQKEVNFHQLQDLTWIARETGSGTRAVMDSILESYNIRPKKMVTIGSNHGVIQGVKQGLGLSLISKTVVEHTHANDYVYALPFIKPPTRFFSYVVPAAEQELSKNASVFIDSIKKIYNISY; encoded by the coding sequence ATGGATATAGAAGCATTGAAAACATATGTAACTGTTATTGAACTGGAGAGCTTTACGAAGGCATCGCAAATGTTGAATCTTTCCCAGCCAACCGTAAGCTTTCATGTTAAAAATCTGGAAGCATTTTATCAATCGACGTTAATTGATCGTTCCCCTAAGCGGTTTCGGATGACTCAAACGGGAGAAATCGTGCATCGCAGGGCGCGGCAGATCCTGAGTGTGATTGATAAATCGCGCACAGAAGTTTATGATTACCACAATCAACTGCGCGGAACCCTCCATATAGGGGCAAGTTACACGGTAGGTGAATATATTCTTCCAGGGTTGTTGAAAGTGTTTAACGACCTTTATCCAGAGATTGATTTGCGAATTGAGATAGAAAATACGGAACGGATTAATCGGTCGGTTCAGCTTCATGAAATGGACATTGGACTTGTCGAAGGACAGGTGAAGGAAAGGGAACTGCATTCTGTTCCTTTTTTAGAGGATGAAATGGTTGTTGTTGTGCCGCTCGAACATTCGATCCGTAAACAAAAAGAAGTGAATTTTCATCAGCTCCAAGACCTTACATGGATTGCAAGGGAAACTGGCTCGGGCACACGGGCAGTCATGGATTCTATCCTCGAATCTTATAATATCCGCCCCAAAAAAATGGTTACGATCGGCAGTAACCACGGAGTGATCCAAGGAGTGAAACAAGGGCTCGGTTTATCCCTAATTTCAAAAACAGTAGTTGAGCATACACATGCAAATGATTATGTTTATGCACTTCCATTTATTAAGCCGCCCACACGTTTTTTCTCTTATGTCGTTCCAGCAGCTGAACAGGAATTATCTAAGAATGCATCTGTATTTATTGATTCCATAAAAAAAATTTACAACATATCATATTAA
- the ehuC gene encoding ectoine/hydroxyectoine ABC transporter permease subunit EhuC codes for MSNYIDIIPILLEGLDITITVLIGSAIFGYLIAFLAGFGRLSKNFIIRNFTTVYIEIFRGTSLVVQLFWFFYVLPGLLGFELSAYLIGVIVIGMNYGAYMSEVVRGSVLAVSSGQTEAATALNMSRFQRMRFVILPQAIRMMLPEFGNYLIQMLKATSLVSIISLSDITYVGLLYRDANISEGVAVFTMLLVMYFIIALPLIGLTRWLERWASKGVATE; via the coding sequence ATTAGCAACTATATTGATATCATCCCCATATTGTTAGAAGGGTTGGATATAACAATAACCGTATTAATCGGATCAGCTATTTTTGGCTATCTCATCGCATTCCTAGCTGGCTTCGGAAGACTTTCCAAAAACTTTATTATCCGTAACTTTACCACGGTCTACATTGAAATATTTCGGGGTACATCTCTTGTTGTACAATTATTCTGGTTCTTCTATGTCTTACCAGGTTTGTTAGGGTTTGAATTATCCGCCTATCTCATAGGTGTTATTGTAATTGGAATGAACTATGGCGCCTATATGTCCGAAGTAGTTCGCGGATCCGTTTTGGCCGTATCTTCCGGTCAAACGGAAGCAGCAACAGCATTAAACATGTCCCGCTTTCAAAGGATGAGGTTTGTCATCCTTCCTCAAGCCATACGCATGATGCTGCCCGAATTCGGGAATTACTTAATCCAAATGTTAAAGGCAACCTCACTCGTTTCCATTATATCGCTTTCCGATATTACGTACGTAGGCTTGCTTTATCGGGATGCAAATATATCTGAAGGTGTAGCCGTATTTACGATGCTCCTCGTGATGTACTTTATCATTGCCCTGCCACTCATCGGTTTAACACGCTGGCTCGAACGCTGGGCTTCGAAAGGGGTTGCTACTGAATGA
- a CDS encoding manganese catalase family protein translates to MFSNKKELQDHVRISQEQESMNTDKLQEIKDGQYVELSAIAQYFF, encoded by the coding sequence GTGTTCTCAAATAAAAAAGAATTACAGGATCATGTCAGGATTTCACAAGAACAAGAATCGATGAATACAGATAAGCTTCAAGAAATTAAGGACGGCCAATATGTCGAATTGTCTGCGATAGCACAGTACTTTTTTTAG
- the ehuD gene encoding ectoine/hydroxyectoine ABC transporter permease subunit EhuD produces the protein MTWDWSTVVDVFPHIFEAMWTTLGLTIVCFTVALIVGGIWTFLKRVKFKPFNWLISFIIEFIRSTPPLVQLYFLFFAWPLIPYVGVTLEPFTVAVFGLGIHFSTYISEIYRSGIEGVPKGQIEAATALNYTTFQKWTKVILPQAIPPVIPMLGNYLIIMFKEIPLTIVVGVAGMLTAAEVYGVNNFEYLEPYTLVAFFFLAMSYPSALFVQWLERKLNKRHESDNKKSTKKGVTTS, from the coding sequence ATGACATGGGATTGGAGTACAGTTGTTGATGTCTTTCCGCACATTTTTGAAGCCATGTGGACGACCCTCGGCTTAACGATCGTCTGTTTTACGGTGGCTCTAATTGTAGGTGGTATATGGACTTTTCTGAAAAGAGTAAAATTCAAGCCGTTCAATTGGCTTATTAGCTTCATTATAGAATTTATCCGTTCCACTCCACCGCTAGTACAGCTTTACTTCTTGTTTTTTGCATGGCCTTTGATTCCTTATGTCGGGGTGACGCTTGAACCATTTACCGTTGCTGTGTTTGGACTTGGCATACATTTTAGTACGTATATTTCCGAAATTTATCGTTCCGGAATTGAAGGTGTTCCAAAAGGACAAATAGAGGCAGCAACAGCCTTAAATTACACTACTTTTCAAAAATGGACAAAAGTTATTTTACCGCAAGCCATTCCACCCGTTATCCCGATGCTTGGAAACTATTTAATTATTATGTTCAAAGAAATTCCTTTGACTATAGTCGTCGGAGTTGCCGGTATGTTAACAGCAGCTGAAGTATATGGGGTCAATAATTTTGAATACTTAGAACCCTACACACTCGTTGCCTTTTTCTTCCTAGCGATGAGTTACCCGTCTGCTCTATTTGTGCAGTGGCTTGAACGTAAGCTGAATAAACGTCATGAATCAGATAACAAGAAATCAACTAAAAAAGGAGTGACGACTTCATGA
- a CDS encoding cytochrome P450, with protein sequence MRNHDRVPRDKGLDNSLTLLAEGYQFIPNRCRRFDSDIFQTHLFAEKVICMSGKNTAKVFYDTERFQRKGAAPKRIQKTLFGENAIQTMDGAAHEHRKLLFMSLMTEEKLNLLAELTKQQWQDKTHAWEKKKNIVLFDEAQEVLCLAACQWAGVPLKKSEINQRASDFSTMVDAFGAVGPRHWRGRKARARAEEWIRGVISKVRSGKLGAIEGTALYEMAYHKDLEGKPLDKQMAAVELINVLRPIVAIATYITFGALALHDNPQYRRKLKAADNDYIRMFVQEVRRYYPFGPFLGARVRRGFIWNDCHFNEGQLVLLDIYGTNHDPRLWEKPETFSPERFEKWDGSLYDLIPQGGGDYYKGHRCPGEWATIKAMKASMDFLVNHIDYEVHARQDLSYSLVRMPSLPESKFVMNKVRQATN encoded by the coding sequence ATGAGAAACCATGATAGGGTCCCCCGGGACAAAGGATTAGATAATAGTTTGACTTTGCTAGCTGAAGGTTATCAGTTTATACCAAATAGATGTCGTCGTTTTGATTCAGATATTTTTCAAACCCATTTATTTGCGGAAAAAGTAATCTGCATGAGTGGAAAGAATACGGCAAAAGTTTTTTATGATACCGAACGGTTTCAAAGAAAAGGCGCGGCTCCAAAAAGAATCCAAAAGACGTTGTTTGGTGAAAACGCGATCCAAACTATGGATGGAGCTGCCCATGAACACCGCAAATTGCTTTTCATGTCCCTCATGACAGAAGAAAAGTTGAATCTACTTGCTGAATTAACGAAACAACAATGGCAAGACAAGACACATGCATGGGAAAAGAAGAAAAACATAGTACTGTTCGATGAAGCACAGGAAGTATTGTGTTTAGCAGCTTGTCAGTGGGCAGGCGTTCCTTTAAAAAAATCGGAAATAAACCAGAGGGCCTCAGATTTTTCCACTATGGTAGACGCTTTCGGAGCTGTAGGGCCGAGACATTGGCGCGGACGTAAAGCACGAGCAAGGGCAGAGGAATGGATCAGGGGAGTGATCAGCAAAGTCCGATCTGGTAAGTTAGGTGCAATCGAAGGAACAGCGCTATATGAGATGGCCTACCATAAGGATTTAGAAGGAAAACCTCTAGATAAACAAATGGCAGCTGTTGAATTAATTAATGTATTGCGACCAATTGTAGCCATTGCTACATACATTACTTTTGGCGCGTTAGCCTTACATGACAATCCACAATACCGTAGAAAATTGAAAGCGGCTGATAACGACTATATCCGAATGTTTGTTCAAGAGGTTCGGCGTTATTACCCTTTTGGGCCATTTTTGGGTGCAAGGGTACGCCGGGGATTTATCTGGAATGATTGTCATTTCAACGAAGGACAGTTGGTGTTGCTTGATATCTACGGAACAAATCATGATCCGCGGCTATGGGAGAAACCTGAAACTTTTTCGCCCGAGCGGTTCGAAAAATGGGATGGAAGCCTCTATGACTTAATCCCACAGGGTGGCGGTGATTACTACAAAGGGCATCGGTGTCCTGGAGAATGGGCGACGATCAAGGCTATGAAAGCAAGCATGGATTTTTTAGTAAATCATATTGATTACGAGGTTCATGCTCGCCAAGATTTGAGCTACAGCCTGGTAAGAATGCCCTCACTACCTGAAAGTAAGTTTGTCATGAATAAGGTTAGACAAGCGACTAATTAG
- a CDS encoding asparagine synthase translates to MNMREGLIPTALGSAVTATGYAMKQKRGSNKMVANTVFGFGLAHVVLGSIDLVQHRR, encoded by the coding sequence ATGAACATGCGTGAAGGTTTAATTCCAACTGCTTTAGGTTCAGCTGTCACAGCTACTGGTTATGCCATGAAGCAGAAGCGGGGTTCAAATAAAATGGTCGCAAACACAGTATTTGGTTTCGGCCTGGCACACGTAGTATTAGGAAGCATTGACCTTGTTCAACACCGTCGTTAG
- a CDS encoding type 1 glutamine amidotransferase domain-containing protein has translation MRLQGKKIIQLVSKDFEDLELWYPLLRLQEEGATVHLIGEKANEEYPGKYGVPATSQYAFDDIDPADYDGILIPGGWSPDKLRRYDSVINMVRHMDVNKKPIGEICHAGWVLISAGILEGRQVTSTPGIKDDMINAGATWHDEAVVQDEHIVSARRPPDLPPYAKAFADLLAES, from the coding sequence ATGCGCTTACAAGGAAAGAAAATTATTCAACTCGTAAGTAAAGACTTCGAAGATTTAGAACTATGGTACCCATTGCTGCGATTGCAGGAAGAAGGTGCCACCGTACACCTCATTGGAGAAAAAGCGAACGAAGAGTATCCAGGTAAATACGGGGTTCCAGCCACCTCTCAGTATGCTTTTGATGATATTGATCCAGCAGACTATGATGGAATTCTCATACCAGGGGGCTGGTCACCTGATAAATTGCGCCGTTACGACAGCGTAATCAATATGGTCCGTCATATGGACGTCAACAAAAAACCGATCGGTGAAATTTGCCATGCTGGCTGGGTTCTGATCTCCGCAGGAATCTTAGAGGGTCGTCAAGTAACGAGTACGCCTGGGATTAAAGATGATATGATTAATGCCGGAGCCACATGGCACGATGAGGCCGTTGTACAGGATGAGCATATTGTCTCCGCCCGCCGTCCACCCGACCTCCCGCCTTATGCAAAGGCTTTTGCAGATTTATTAGCTGAATCATAG
- a CDS encoding NAD(P)H-dependent oxidoreductase, producing MNILVINGHEHYNHSKGDLNQTLFNYMVEKFTRKYQIQTTVIQDGYGVKEEQEKVKWSDIVIYQTPIYCYSVPALFKKYFDTVHEYGVFFEGSPGDYGTGGLLHGKRYMFSTTWNAPRSAFNDPSKFFEGRNVEEILFHLHLIHKYTGMKSIETFACFNVKKAPDLEHYKNELDAHINRFIPEIT from the coding sequence ATGAACATACTTGTCATTAATGGTCATGAACACTACAACCATTCAAAAGGAGATCTCAATCAAACACTTTTTAACTATATGGTTGAAAAGTTCACCCGAAAATATCAGATACAGACAACCGTAATCCAGGATGGCTACGGTGTGAAAGAGGAACAGGAGAAGGTGAAGTGGTCGGATATCGTGATTTATCAAACACCTATCTACTGCTATAGTGTTCCCGCACTCTTTAAGAAATACTTTGATACGGTTCATGAGTACGGGGTATTTTTCGAAGGGAGCCCAGGCGATTACGGAACGGGTGGACTATTGCATGGAAAGAGATACATGTTTTCAACAACTTGGAATGCTCCGCGTTCAGCATTTAATGATCCTTCAAAGTTTTTTGAGGGAAGGAATGTGGAGGAGATTCTTTTTCATTTACATCTTATCCACAAATATACTGGGATGAAATCGATCGAAACGTTTGCCTGCTTTAATGTGAAAAAGGCGCCTGATTTGGAACATTATAAAAATGAATTGGATGCCCATATCAATCGTTTTATTCCGGAGATAACTTAG
- a CDS encoding LysR family transcriptional regulator, which produces MKIEDYRLLLQLSNYKTIRSTAKKVLISQPAITQRLKYIEDYIGVKIFVRTPKQLILTPGGEQVIKHAKKMLLQEKQLHNELMESKGEVGGTLSLGVSSLVSQHNLPVILEEYTKAYPKVTIDLITGVSEEIRQSAADFHVCIVRGEPLPDYTCIHLFSDPLYLFDTKKIADDVVRPFIEFKTDAEYQKLVEGWMINQTELRIRRTIKVDQFETAKQLMKIGLGITVLPKSIATDDLLELPHIPLEREGKPIARETWVCLKEGIRSLPQVEAFVSMLANKTWV; this is translated from the coding sequence ATGAAAATTGAAGATTACCGATTGCTATTGCAATTGTCCAATTATAAAACAATTCGTTCAACCGCTAAGAAAGTCCTTATATCACAACCTGCTATCACTCAGAGGCTTAAATATATAGAAGATTACATTGGAGTGAAAATATTTGTTAGGACCCCAAAACAGTTAATTCTTACACCCGGGGGAGAACAGGTCATCAAACACGCAAAAAAAATGCTTTTACAAGAAAAACAGTTACATAATGAGCTTATGGAGTCTAAAGGAGAAGTGGGAGGGACATTGTCACTTGGAGTATCATCACTAGTGAGCCAACATAATCTTCCTGTCATTCTAGAAGAATACACAAAAGCTTACCCTAAAGTAACCATCGATTTAATTACTGGGGTGAGTGAGGAGATACGTCAATCTGCAGCAGACTTCCATGTTTGTATCGTTCGAGGAGAGCCGCTTCCGGACTATACGTGCATCCACCTGTTCAGTGACCCGCTCTACCTGTTTGACACAAAAAAGATTGCCGATGATGTTGTACGGCCGTTTATTGAATTTAAAACAGATGCTGAATATCAGAAGCTGGTTGAGGGCTGGATGATCAATCAAACAGAATTGCGAATACGCCGCACGATCAAAGTGGATCAATTTGAAACAGCAAAGCAGTTAATGAAAATAGGTCTAGGAATAACAGTTCTTCCTAAGAGCATAGCGACAGATGATCTTCTAGAACTGCCACATATTCCATTAGAGCGAGAAGGGAAACCTATAGCGAGAGAGACGTGGGTTTGTCTTAAAGAAGGAATACGATCACTTCCACAGGTAGAAGCTTTTGTAAGTATGCTTGCAAATAAAACATGGGTATAG
- a CDS encoding spore coat protein codes for MQLASHELHDLTELTMGCYNTIGCMAGFIQQAQDPELKDMLTSQFPLHVADYNLKVEFLQSQTTPDINKFQPDQPVRKLSDFTTGTVPFQPGQPRTEVQTHNDREIATAYLLNQKGSAENYAASAVECANPDLRHFFEKAFLNSNRHAYETWQYMVQKGYYLLMPAPQESVQDMAGFFIPVPMQ; via the coding sequence ATGCAGTTAGCTTCACATGAACTACATGATTTAACAGAATTGACAATGGGCTGCTACAACACAATTGGCTGTATGGCAGGATTTATCCAACAGGCACAGGATCCTGAGCTTAAGGATATGCTTACAAGTCAATTTCCGTTACATGTAGCTGATTACAACTTAAAGGTTGAATTTTTACAAAGTCAAACAACTCCTGACATTAATAAATTCCAGCCAGATCAACCAGTTAGAAAGCTTTCTGACTTTACAACTGGAACCGTACCTTTTCAGCCTGGTCAACCACGAACAGAAGTACAAACGCATAACGATAGAGAGATTGCTACAGCTTATTTGTTAAATCAAAAGGGCTCAGCTGAAAACTATGCGGCTTCAGCCGTTGAGTGTGCAAATCCCGACTTGCGCCACTTCTTTGAAAAGGCTTTTTTGAATAGTAACCGCCATGCTTATGAAACGTGGCAGTATATGGTACAAAAAGGATACTATCTTTTAATGCCCGCACCACAGGAAAGTGTTCAGGATATGGCAGGCTTTTTCATCCCAGTTCCCATGCAGTAA
- a CDS encoding MFS transporter has product MSRTNTYKLLAGYFLYECGRAMYFVLVTWFLFQWTEDALFTGLFVSIGFVPGLFSNLIFGVLVDQHNRKRLANISGAVSVVILTVLLFSFVYSWINPWWIIGTHMILQTTGSLFRPSLQALVAEVFDQKELPRVFSLSGSATISGSLSGAALGGIFSSVFPMPLSLSIVLVFYLGAFISILIMHYIPSSQLQNLKKQRFFTEMIDGFVYLKSHKMLHGLFMMMMLGQLTFHTTLGFLSVYTSAYLNHSAMVYGFLDVTFSIGGITAGLLGAWWWMRMKNKLAIWSLATVGLGLFLLGMTQNVFTAFIGVLFVGLGTSFIRALLQSVQQIATDQEYHGRMSSFRMLCNQTSVVITGPLFGMMASSFGANSVFLALLIPVSLGFIWSIHQSRQPLFVEITKQKTA; this is encoded by the coding sequence ATGAGTCGAACGAACACATATAAGCTTTTGGCTGGCTACTTTTTATATGAATGCGGAAGGGCAATGTATTTCGTGCTCGTCACTTGGTTTCTTTTTCAATGGACGGAAGACGCCCTATTTACCGGATTATTCGTAAGTATCGGCTTTGTGCCTGGATTGTTTTCCAATTTAATCTTTGGTGTACTTGTTGATCAACATAACCGCAAAAGACTTGCAAATATTTCTGGCGCGGTCAGTGTAGTCATTTTAACCGTCCTCCTCTTCTCCTTTGTTTATAGCTGGATCAATCCTTGGTGGATTATCGGAACACATATGATTTTGCAAACGACAGGGTCATTGTTCCGCCCTTCCCTTCAAGCCTTAGTTGCCGAAGTCTTTGACCAAAAAGAGCTGCCACGAGTTTTCTCGTTATCCGGTTCAGCTACAATTTCCGGAAGTTTGTCAGGTGCAGCCTTAGGAGGGATTTTCTCAAGTGTATTTCCCATGCCCTTGTCACTCAGTATTGTGCTCGTCTTTTACCTTGGAGCCTTTATTTCCATTTTAATCATGCACTATATTCCTTCGTCTCAACTACAAAACTTAAAGAAACAGCGTTTTTTCACTGAAATGATTGATGGATTTGTCTATTTGAAAAGTCACAAAATGCTCCATGGACTGTTTATGATGATGATGCTCGGTCAACTCACATTCCATACGACACTGGGATTTCTTTCTGTCTATACGAGCGCTTATTTAAATCATTCAGCCATGGTATATGGGTTTCTTGATGTTACTTTCTCCATTGGAGGAATTACAGCAGGACTTTTAGGGGCATGGTGGTGGATGCGAATGAAAAACAAGCTAGCCATTTGGTCTTTAGCCACTGTGGGTCTTGGGCTATTTCTTTTAGGTATGACTCAAAATGTATTTACTGCTTTTATCGGCGTGCTTTTTGTTGGTTTAGGAACGTCTTTTATAAGAGCTTTACTTCAGTCTGTTCAACAAATAGCAACCGATCAGGAGTATCACGGCCGAATGTCAAGCTTTCGGATGCTATGTAATCAAACGTCTGTTGTCATTACAGGTCCACTGTTCGGCATGATGGCCTCATCTTTTGGTGCAAACTCAGTATTTCTAGCACTTCTTATTCCTGTCAGTTTAGGATTCATTTGGTCTATCCACCAATCCCGGCAACCTCTTTTCGTAGAAATCACAAAACAGAAAACTGCATAG
- a CDS encoding acyl-CoA dehydrogenase family protein, which produces MNDLLQSLVKNERQHRLIKKASIIAGEARSHGKETDRDAAFSDQTLKVIKQEKYPSFSLPAKYGGEDLSLYEFLLLQETIAEGDGSTALSMGWHLGIMMELSEDNPWKKEAFERLAHEVANEQKVVNRIASEAATGSPTRGGVPETTAVRRNDRYVLSGRKTFASMADHLDYYIVSAYVEDLDNVGWFLVDRHQPGLHVDKTWDTVGMRGTESDDLVLDQVEVSVNDLVEIKGKAKPSPKGWLLHIPACYLGIAMAARNSSIEFATTFQPNSLDTTISEIGHIRDKVGEMEWKLMQAHSFMYSTARKWDEEPEKRSEMGAELAAVKLAVTNTANEVVDLAMRIAGGRGLSKQQPFERYYRDVRAGLHNPPMDDAVVSMLAGKALDQ; this is translated from the coding sequence GTGAATGATTTATTACAGTCATTGGTGAAAAACGAGAGACAGCATCGGCTGATTAAAAAGGCCTCCATCATTGCTGGTGAAGCTCGTTCCCATGGGAAAGAAACGGATCGGGATGCTGCCTTTTCTGATCAAACATTAAAAGTAATCAAGCAAGAGAAATATCCATCTTTTAGTTTGCCTGCTAAGTATGGAGGAGAAGATCTTTCCTTATATGAATTTCTGTTGTTACAAGAGACCATTGCTGAAGGTGATGGGTCAACTGCCTTATCAATGGGGTGGCATCTTGGCATTATGATGGAATTAAGTGAGGATAACCCTTGGAAAAAGGAGGCTTTTGAACGATTAGCTCATGAAGTAGCAAACGAGCAAAAGGTCGTGAATCGAATCGCATCAGAAGCGGCAACAGGCAGCCCGACAAGAGGGGGAGTCCCTGAAACAACAGCAGTGAGACGAAATGATCGGTACGTATTGTCAGGAAGGAAGACGTTTGCCTCAATGGCAGATCATCTCGATTATTATATTGTGTCCGCCTATGTTGAAGACTTGGATAATGTTGGCTGGTTTTTAGTGGATCGTCATCAGCCTGGTCTTCATGTCGATAAAACGTGGGATACGGTAGGAATGCGCGGAACGGAAAGTGATGACTTAGTTCTGGATCAGGTAGAAGTAAGTGTGAATGATTTAGTCGAAATAAAAGGGAAAGCGAAACCATCTCCCAAAGGATGGCTGCTGCATATTCCTGCTTGTTATTTAGGAATTGCAATGGCCGCAAGAAATAGCAGTATTGAATTTGCAACCACCTTCCAGCCGAATAGTCTTGATACAACCATTTCAGAAATAGGACACATTAGGGATAAAGTCGGTGAGATGGAATGGAAACTTATGCAGGCCCATAGCTTTATGTATTCAACAGCTAGGAAATGGGATGAGGAACCAGAGAAGCGATCAGAAATGGGTGCAGAGCTTGCAGCAGTGAAACTTGCTGTTACGAACACGGCAAATGAGGTCGTTGATTTAGCGATGCGGATCGCTGGCGGACGTGGGCTCTCTAAACAGCAGCCATTTGAAAGGTACTATCGTGATGTGCGGGCAGGGCTCCATAATCCACCAATGGACGATGCCGTGGTAAGTATGCTTGCGGGAAAAGCCCTTGATCAATAA